A portion of the Polaribacter cellanae genome contains these proteins:
- a CDS encoding efflux RND transporter permease subunit yields MKKIITYFIKYHVAVNVMVFAFFAFGILGALNMKSSFFPLVDSQLIRISLAYPGASPAEIEEGVVLKIEDNLKGIVGVERVTSVSRENSASVNVEVEKGKNIDIVLSDVKNAVDRVPSFPSGMEPPVIAKVESIRPTISFTISGDNVSLKSLKQYARNVENDIRGIEGISQVEISGFPEEEIEIAVRENDLRAYKMSFTEVANAVRNSNILITGGNIKTTDEDYLIRASNRSYYGIELQNLIVRTETNGNIIRLKDIAEIRDTWSENPDRLYYNGNLAIDITVSNTNNEDLISSADKIKDYIDKYNQQQQNVQLSVTSDRSITLNGRTKLLVENGIVGILLVLFFLALFLNLRLAIWVAFGLPVAFLGMFIFAGQFGVTINVLSLFGMIIVIGILVDDGIVIGENIYHHYYDLGKTKVQAAIDGTMEVIPPIVSAILTTIIAFSTFFFVDGRIGSFFGEVSTIVLLTLSVSLIEALVILPAHIAHSKALDRKKLENDEDKKTNKLDAFFTKINRGADKYLGKFRDNCYVPFLKFSLNNKIFIFCLFIATLFISFSALKGGIIKSSFFPRVASDRVQITLNMPQGTNERITDSVISFIEEKVWLVNKEFTAKQSGDEDVVENVIKRVGPGSANATLSVNLLPGETRDFSSPEITNAIQKLVGKVYGVESLVFGSGGNFGGSPVAVSLLGNNITELKAVKDELKQTLENNPLLKDVTDNDPAGIKEVRIKLKDNAYLLGLNLQSIMSQVRFGFFGFQAQRFQRGQDEIKVWVRYDKKDRSSINDLDDMRIITPIGTRVPLSEIANYTIERGDIAINHLEGKREIQISADLKDLETSETEILDNIKNNIMPEILSKYPTVSPLYEGQNREAKKTTDSLNLVGPIILLLIYIVIAFTFRSYSQPILLIIMIPFSMIGVIWGHYIHNFSIGILSFLGIIALIGIMVNDGLVLIGKFNSYLKEGFKFDDALIKAGQSRFRAIFLTSLTTIAGLAPLIFEKSRQAQFLIPMAISIAYGIALATILTLVMLPLMLAASNTIKVQIKWLRTNQDVTKEEVERAIIESNYNDGSTTEVEAKEAQERLESNYKKDKNE; encoded by the coding sequence ATGAAAAAAATAATTACTTACTTTATAAAATACCATGTTGCTGTAAACGTTATGGTTTTTGCATTTTTTGCATTTGGTATTTTGGGAGCATTAAATATGAAATCTTCCTTTTTTCCATTGGTAGATTCGCAATTAATTAGAATTTCTTTAGCATACCCTGGAGCTTCTCCAGCAGAAATAGAAGAAGGAGTTGTGCTAAAAATTGAAGATAATTTAAAAGGAATTGTTGGTGTAGAAAGAGTAACTTCTGTTTCTCGAGAAAACTCGGCAAGTGTAAATGTAGAGGTAGAAAAAGGGAAAAATATAGACATTGTTTTATCGGATGTTAAAAACGCAGTAGATAGAGTACCTTCTTTCCCTTCTGGAATGGAACCACCAGTTATTGCAAAGGTAGAAAGTATAAGACCCACCATAAGTTTTACCATTAGTGGAGACAATGTTTCTTTAAAGTCTTTAAAACAATACGCAAGAAATGTAGAAAACGACATTCGTGGAATTGAGGGAATTTCGCAAGTAGAGATTTCTGGTTTTCCAGAAGAAGAAATCGAAATTGCGGTTCGTGAAAACGATTTGCGTGCCTACAAAATGTCTTTTACAGAAGTTGCAAACGCCGTTCGAAACTCAAATATTTTAATTACGGGTGGAAACATAAAAACGACTGACGAAGATTATTTAATTCGTGCTAGTAACAGATCTTATTATGGAATTGAGCTTCAGAATTTAATTGTTAGAACAGAAACGAATGGAAATATTATTCGTTTAAAAGACATTGCAGAAATTAGAGATACTTGGTCCGAAAACCCAGATAGATTGTATTATAATGGTAATTTAGCCATCGATATTACAGTAAGTAATACCAATAACGAAGATTTAATATCCTCTGCCGATAAAATTAAAGATTACATAGATAAATACAACCAACAACAGCAAAATGTTCAATTAAGTGTAACTAGCGATAGGAGTATTACCTTAAATGGAAGAACCAAATTATTGGTCGAAAACGGAATCGTAGGAATCCTTTTAGTGTTGTTCTTTTTAGCACTTTTCTTAAACCTTCGTTTGGCAATTTGGGTAGCTTTTGGTTTGCCAGTTGCCTTTTTAGGAATGTTTATTTTTGCTGGTCAATTTGGGGTTACTATTAATGTATTATCTTTATTTGGAATGATAATCGTAATTGGTATTTTGGTTGATGATGGAATTGTAATTGGCGAAAATATTTATCATCATTATTACGATTTAGGAAAAACAAAAGTACAAGCAGCAATCGATGGAACTATGGAAGTAATTCCACCTATTGTATCTGCAATTTTAACCACCATTATTGCGTTTTCTACCTTCTTTTTCGTGGATGGAAGAATAGGAAGTTTCTTTGGAGAAGTTTCTACAATTGTACTCTTAACATTGTCTGTTTCATTAATTGAAGCCTTAGTTATTTTGCCAGCTCACATTGCACATTCAAAAGCTTTAGATAGAAAAAAATTAGAAAATGACGAAGACAAAAAAACCAATAAATTAGATGCTTTTTTTACCAAAATAAACAGAGGTGCAGACAAGTATTTAGGCAAATTTAGAGACAACTGTTATGTGCCGTTTTTAAAATTTTCTTTAAACAACAAGATTTTTATTTTTTGTTTATTTATTGCTACTTTATTTATTAGCTTTTCAGCTTTAAAAGGTGGCATTATAAAAAGTTCATTTTTTCCAAGAGTAGCCAGTGATCGAGTTCAAATTACATTAAATATGCCTCAAGGAACCAATGAGAGAATTACAGATTCTGTAATTTCTTTTATTGAAGAAAAAGTATGGCTGGTTAATAAAGAGTTTACAGCAAAACAAAGTGGAGACGAAGATGTTGTAGAAAACGTTATTAAAAGAGTAGGACCAGGAAGTGCAAATGCTACTTTAAGTGTAAATCTTTTACCTGGAGAAACAAGAGATTTTTCTTCCCCAGAAATTACCAATGCAATTCAGAAATTAGTAGGAAAAGTATATGGAGTAGAAAGTCTGGTTTTTGGTTCTGGAGGTAATTTTGGAGGTAGCCCTGTTGCAGTTTCTTTATTAGGAAACAATATTACAGAATTAAAAGCCGTAAAAGACGAGCTAAAACAAACGTTGGAAAACAATCCGCTTTTAAAAGATGTTACAGACAACGATCCTGCAGGAATTAAAGAAGTACGCATTAAATTAAAAGACAATGCCTATTTATTAGGGTTGAATTTACAATCGATTATGTCGCAAGTTCGTTTTGGATTTTTCGGTTTTCAAGCACAGCGTTTTCAACGAGGACAAGACGAAATTAAAGTTTGGGTTCGTTACGATAAAAAAGACAGATCTTCGATTAACGATTTAGACGATATGCGCATTATTACGCCAATAGGAACTCGTGTTCCGTTATCGGAAATTGCAAATTATACGATTGAAAGAGGAGATATTGCCATAAATCATTTAGAAGGAAAACGCGAAATACAAATTTCGGCAGATTTAAAAGATTTAGAAACCAGTGAAACCGAGATTTTAGATAATATTAAAAATAATATCATGCCAGAAATCTTATCTAAATATCCAACAGTTTCTCCTTTGTATGAAGGGCAAAATAGAGAAGCGAAAAAAACAACAGATTCTTTAAATTTAGTAGGGCCAATTATTTTATTGTTGATTTATATTGTAATTGCATTCACATTTCGTTCTTACAGTCAGCCAATTTTATTAATAATAATGATTCCTTTTAGTATGATTGGAGTTATTTGGGGGCATTATATTCATAATTTTTCCATCGGAATTTTATCCTTTTTAGGAATTATTGCCCTTATTGGAATTATGGTAAACGATGGTTTGGTGTTAATTGGTAAATTTAACAGTTATCTTAAAGAAGGATTTAAATTTGATGATGCTTTGATAAAAGCAGGGCAATCTCGTTTTAGAGCCATTTTCTTAACCTCTTTAACCACAATTGCAGGTTTAGCACCTTTAATTTTCGAAAAAAGTAGGCAAGCCCAGTTCTTAATTCCAATGGCAATTTCCATTGCTTATGGAATTGCATTGGCAACCATTTTAACCTTGGTAATGCTACCTTTAATGTTGGCAGCTTCTAACACGATAAAAGTGCAAATAAAATGGTTACGAACCAACCAAGATGTTACCAAAGAAGAAGTAGAAAGAGCTATTATAGAGTCTAATTATAATGATGGAAGTACTACAGAAGTCGAAGCTAAAGAAGCACAAGAAAGGTTAGAATCTAACTATAAAAAAGACAAAAATGAATAA
- a CDS encoding efflux RND transporter periplasmic adaptor subunit has product MRKIILAILGVLAIVGAVLLGNYIVEKNQKRKPKFKKQIKMVFVKNVENKEIPIILTASGNLIAKNKIDIFSEVQGIFKPSKKPFKAGTKYYRGETLVSINSDEFYASLQSQKSSLYNLLTSIMPDIRLDYPDEFKKWESYLKTFDIHKTTPKLPEFSTDKEKYFISGRGILTAYYNVKNLEVRNSKHQIRAPFSGILTEALVSPGTLIRVGQKLGEFIDPSIYEMEVSVNAAFADLLKVGNAVALSNLEKSKRYTGKVVRVNGKVDQVSQTIKAFIDVKHLDLKEGMFLEAALVAKSESDAIEISRKLLIDNNAVYTVKNDSVLTLVNVNPVYFSADNVVVKGLNNNDKILTQTLPGAFDGMIVKINKKK; this is encoded by the coding sequence ATGAGAAAAATAATATTAGCTATTCTTGGAGTTTTAGCTATTGTAGGTGCTGTTTTATTAGGTAATTATATTGTAGAAAAAAACCAAAAACGAAAACCAAAGTTTAAAAAACAAATAAAAATGGTTTTTGTAAAAAATGTAGAAAATAAAGAAATCCCTATTATTCTTACAGCGAGTGGAAATTTAATTGCAAAAAATAAAATAGACATTTTTTCTGAAGTACAAGGAATTTTTAAACCTTCTAAAAAACCATTTAAAGCTGGAACAAAATACTATAGAGGAGAAACTTTAGTAAGTATTAATAGTGATGAATTTTATGCAAGCTTACAATCTCAAAAAAGTAGTTTATATAATTTGCTAACATCTATAATGCCAGATATACGTTTAGATTATCCAGATGAATTTAAAAAATGGGAAAGCTATTTAAAAACTTTCGATATTCATAAAACCACACCAAAATTACCAGAATTTTCTACAGATAAAGAGAAATATTTTATTTCTGGAAGAGGTATTTTAACAGCGTATTACAATGTTAAAAATTTAGAAGTTCGTAACTCTAAACATCAAATTAGAGCACCTTTTTCAGGAATTTTAACGGAAGCTTTAGTAAGCCCAGGAACGTTAATTAGAGTTGGGCAAAAATTAGGCGAATTTATAGATCCTAGTATTTACGAGATGGAAGTTTCTGTAAATGCAGCATTTGCAGATTTATTAAAAGTAGGCAATGCTGTTGCCTTGTCTAATTTAGAAAAATCTAAAAGATATACAGGAAAAGTAGTTCGTGTAAATGGCAAAGTAGACCAAGTTTCGCAAACTATAAAAGCATTTATCGATGTAAAACACTTAGATTTAAAGGAAGGTATGTTTTTAGAAGCAGCTTTAGTGGCAAAATCTGAAAGTGATGCCATTGAAATTTCAAGAAAATTATTGATTGATAATAATGCAGTTTATACCGTTAAAAACGATAGTGTTTTAACCTTAGTAAATGTGAATCCAGTTTATTTTTCGGCAGATAATGTAGTTGTAAAAGGATTGAATAATAACGATAAAATTTTAACGCAAACATTACCAGGAGCTTTTGATGGAATGATTGTAAAAATTAATAAAAAGAAGTAA
- a CDS encoding peptidogalycan biosysnthesis protein yields MIFCKNTNTALFYSSIDKIPTKNWEILDCENNVYFNREFLKSIEKNHPEITFSYIILVDDNAFPIALSSIKIVNFYMNSIQNNFYFLKNLGKKLRILKDNKPLRLLISGNTFVSGEHGLFIKKNQNKQKVILELAKAINYFVSSNKELKNKIDAFLLKDFVNESLFITDELTTVGYNPFSVEPNMLLNIDENWQSFDDYLIAIKTKFRVKAKKAYAQSASITIKEITSANIEEKLTEMTALYKKVATNSNFNLGDFNLETYKDFKDKFGEQYILKAYYLQDKLVGFMSGIINNNSLDAHFVGIDYGLNRKYAIYQRMLYSYIEIAINKKLKTINFGRTASEIKSSVGAVPQDLTMYFRHKKNITNKILKLFLQRIQPTPFQQKFPFKKNSNKCKQVKN; encoded by the coding sequence TTGATTTTTTGTAAAAACACAAATACTGCTTTATTTTATAGTTCTATCGATAAAATTCCTACTAAAAATTGGGAGATTCTCGATTGCGAAAACAATGTGTATTTTAATCGCGAGTTTTTAAAATCGATTGAGAAAAATCATCCAGAAATTACATTTTCTTATATTATTTTGGTGGATGATAATGCGTTTCCTATCGCACTTTCGTCAATTAAAATTGTTAATTTTTACATGAATTCTATTCAGAATAACTTTTATTTTTTAAAGAATTTAGGGAAAAAATTACGCATCTTAAAAGATAACAAACCTTTACGGTTATTAATCTCTGGAAACACTTTTGTAAGTGGAGAACATGGTCTTTTTATCAAAAAAAATCAAAATAAACAAAAAGTAATTTTAGAATTGGCAAAAGCTATTAATTATTTTGTAAGCTCTAATAAAGAATTAAAAAATAAGATTGATGCTTTTCTACTAAAAGACTTTGTAAACGAATCTTTGTTTATTACAGATGAATTAACAACTGTGGGTTACAATCCGTTTTCTGTAGAGCCAAACATGTTATTAAATATTGATGAAAATTGGCAAAGTTTTGATGATTATTTAATTGCCATAAAAACCAAGTTTCGAGTAAAAGCGAAAAAAGCATATGCACAAAGTGCCTCCATTACCATTAAAGAAATAACCTCTGCAAATATTGAAGAAAAACTGACTGAAATGACTGCTTTGTATAAAAAAGTAGCAACAAACTCTAACTTTAATTTGGGCGATTTTAATTTAGAAACGTATAAAGATTTCAAAGATAAATTCGGCGAACAATATATTTTAAAAGCATATTATTTGCAGGATAAACTGGTTGGTTTCATGTCTGGAATTATAAACAATAATTCTTTAGATGCCCATTTTGTAGGTATTGATTATGGTTTGAATAGAAAATATGCAATATACCAAAGAATGTTATATTCTTACATAGAAATTGCCATCAATAAAAAATTAAAAACTATTAATTTTGGAAGAACTGCAAGTGAGATAAAGAGTTCTGTGGGTGCAGTTCCACAAGATTTAACCATGTATTTTCGTCATAAAAAAAACATTACAAACAAAATATTAAAGTTATTTTTGCAGAGAATTCAACCTACACCATTTCAACAAAAATTTCCATTTAAAAAAAACAGCAATAAATGCAAACAAGTAAAGAATTAA
- a CDS encoding acyl-CoA thioesterase — translation MQTSKELIDLLDLKDLGENNFSGDSYTIGSPHVFGGQVLAQAVNAAYRTIPENRFLHSLHSYFLEAGDLTVPINYHVAEMRNGGSFSTRRVTASQHDKTIFIMAASFHIKEDGFEHQTTYNSKIKQPEELLSWDDMLAQFGDFLPKSTKAFLSVKRPIEFKPVRVPNPMDPKDLPANEHVWFRLKGDHKDLNIRTKQEILTYISDYNVLNAAFNPNASKHNFGNTQTASLDHSMWFFRDFAFKDWMLFSAESPNAFGARGLAKGNIFTRDGKLVASFAQEGLMRPKK, via the coding sequence ATGCAAACAAGTAAAGAATTAATAGACCTTTTAGATTTAAAAGATTTAGGAGAAAATAATTTTAGCGGAGATAGTTATACGATTGGAAGTCCACATGTTTTTGGAGGGCAAGTTTTGGCACAAGCAGTAAATGCTGCTTACAGAACGATTCCAGAAAATCGATTTTTACATTCGCTACATTCCTATTTTTTAGAAGCTGGAGATTTAACAGTTCCTATAAATTATCATGTGGCAGAAATGCGAAATGGAGGAAGTTTTTCAACAAGAAGAGTTACTGCAAGTCAGCATGATAAAACCATATTTATTATGGCTGCATCATTTCATATTAAAGAGGATGGTTTTGAGCACCAAACAACATATAATTCCAAGATAAAACAGCCAGAAGAATTATTAAGTTGGGATGATATGTTAGCACAATTTGGCGACTTTTTACCAAAATCTACCAAAGCTTTTTTAAGTGTAAAAAGACCTATAGAATTTAAACCTGTAAGAGTTCCAAATCCTATGGATCCAAAAGATTTACCAGCAAATGAGCATGTTTGGTTTCGTTTAAAAGGAGATCATAAAGATTTAAATATAAGAACTAAACAAGAAATTCTTACTTATATTTCTGATTATAATGTTTTAAATGCTGCTTTTAACCCAAATGCAAGCAAACATAATTTTGGAAACACGCAAACTGCAAGTTTAGACCATTCTATGTGGTTTTTTAGAGATTTCGCTTTTAAAGATTGGATGCTTTTTTCAGCAGAATCGCCAAATGCTTTTGGTGCAAGAGGTTTGGCAAAAGGAAATATTTTTACAAGAGATGGAAAATTAGTTGCTTCTTTTGCACAAGAAGGATTGATGAGACCGAAAAAGTAG
- a CDS encoding SdpI family protein produces the protein MNPLTYILTTNGLLFLISIIFWKFPPKKINAIYGYRTAKAMQNQKIWNFANSVFNKNLLIYSGISLLAGLVFATYATKALSWQPMVLVLLSILVSIIKTERALNDNFTDEGKFKS, from the coding sequence ATGAATCCATTAACATACATTTTAACCACAAACGGTTTGCTATTTTTAATTAGTATTATTTTTTGGAAATTTCCACCGAAAAAAATCAATGCTATTTATGGTTATAGAACTGCAAAAGCAATGCAAAACCAAAAGATTTGGAATTTTGCAAACAGTGTTTTTAATAAAAACTTATTAATCTATTCTGGAATTTCTCTTTTAGCTGGTTTGGTTTTCGCTACCTATGCAACTAAAGCGCTTTCTTGGCAACCTATGGTTTTGGTGCTTTTATCTATCTTGGTAAGTATTATAAAAACCGAACGTGCTTTAAATGATAATTTTACGGATGAAGGAAAATTTAAAAGCTAA
- a CDS encoding TonB-dependent receptor plug domain-containing protein, translating to MRNLIFVFVFCVVGNAFSQNVKILDKKTGKIVKNVSVFNDNQTINITTNDKGLVDLSQFKKDEIVNFSHIAYAVLRVKKNTIAKNNYVVYLTKQSEQLDEIVLSVFKKAEKSSRIAEQIAVLTTRDIQRVSPQTAADLLATIPGIKVQKSQFGGGSPVIRGMESNRVLLVVDGVRMNNAIYRKGHLQNSITVTPNMLDKTEVVFGPSSVLYGSDALGGVIHYYTKTPKLSEDEEVISQVFSRFSTVNNEITTNITAEIRKRKWASLTSISYSNFGDLKAGERRSHGFEDWGKVFFYSENVNGNYKESPTKNSDPNLLRNTGYSQTDVLQKFFVPLSKNTDLKINLQYSTTSDIPRFDRLTELKNNTLKFAEWNYGPQQRLLLSSQLLLEPNKNWIDNGTITVAYQNLKESRIQRKFGSLNRSYREESVDVFSLNGDFSVPLTTDKKRTLAYGFEFTYNDVKSNSYGKELNIVNGEINGFSNDFKVQSRYPDGGSNYVSSAVYVDYRQDVSSKSTLNSGIRFTNTNLNAKWIDETFIKLPDNNINANHSAVTATLGYVYKPNTNWQINSVLSSGFRSPNIDDVGRVREKSGNVTVPNITVTPEFAYNAEVGILKYFNDRKFRFAANAFYTLLDNYIQRDFIYNADGAKKQQSFDGEDGNAVSNQNKGTAYITGVTASYLGRISNRWKTSGFVTYTKGRTYDTNEPMSSIPPLFGQFEVNYNADKLELGANIRFNAKKDIEDFNITEGIDNHDLTPIVNKNGTTEQEIYFGSPSWVTLGLNGSYIVSSNFSVQARLDNLLDQHYIEFASGVASPGRNLSLSFVASF from the coding sequence ATGAGAAATTTAATTTTTGTATTTGTTTTTTGTGTTGTTGGAAATGCGTTTTCACAAAACGTAAAAATTTTAGATAAAAAAACAGGAAAAATTGTTAAAAATGTTAGTGTTTTTAACGACAACCAAACTATTAATATAACTACGAACGATAAAGGTTTGGTAGATCTTTCTCAATTTAAAAAAGATGAAATTGTTAACTTTTCTCATATTGCATACGCAGTTTTAAGAGTTAAAAAAAATACCATTGCAAAAAATAATTACGTTGTTTATTTAACAAAACAATCCGAGCAATTAGACGAAATTGTACTTTCCGTATTTAAAAAAGCAGAAAAATCGAGTAGAATTGCAGAGCAAATTGCAGTGTTAACCACCAGAGATATTCAAAGAGTTTCGCCACAAACAGCTGCAGATTTATTAGCCACAATCCCTGGAATTAAAGTACAAAAATCGCAATTTGGTGGAGGAAGCCCAGTAATTCGTGGAATGGAATCGAACCGAGTTTTATTAGTAGTAGATGGCGTTCGAATGAACAACGCCATTTATAGAAAAGGACACTTACAAAACTCCATTACAGTAACACCAAATATGTTAGATAAAACAGAAGTTGTCTTTGGGCCTTCGTCTGTTTTGTATGGTTCAGATGCTTTGGGAGGTGTAATACATTATTATACAAAAACACCAAAACTGTCGGAAGACGAAGAAGTTATCAGTCAGGTTTTCTCAAGATTTTCAACAGTAAATAACGAAATAACAACCAATATAACTGCCGAAATTAGAAAACGAAAATGGGCCTCTCTAACAAGTATTTCTTACAGTAATTTTGGCGATTTAAAAGCAGGAGAAAGACGTTCTCATGGTTTTGAAGATTGGGGAAAAGTGTTTTTCTATTCCGAAAATGTAAATGGAAATTACAAAGAGAGTCCAACCAAAAATTCCGACCCAAATTTGTTGCGAAATACAGGGTATAGCCAAACAGATGTGTTACAAAAATTCTTTGTGCCACTTTCTAAAAATACCGATTTAAAAATAAATTTACAATATTCTACAACTTCCGATATTCCAAGATTCGATCGCTTAACAGAGTTAAAAAATAACACTTTAAAGTTTGCAGAATGGAATTACGGACCACAACAAAGATTACTATTATCTTCTCAGCTACTGTTAGAGCCAAATAAAAATTGGATTGATAATGGAACAATAACTGTGGCATATCAAAATTTAAAAGAAAGCAGAATACAACGTAAATTTGGGAGTTTAAATCGTTCTTACAGAGAAGAAAGTGTAGATGTTTTTAGTTTAAATGGAGACTTTTCTGTGCCATTAACAACAGATAAGAAAAGAACACTTGCTTATGGTTTCGAGTTTACTTATAACGATGTAAAATCCAATTCTTACGGAAAAGAATTAAACATTGTAAATGGAGAAATTAATGGTTTTTCGAACGATTTTAAAGTACAATCTCGTTATCCAGATGGAGGGAGTAATTATGTAAGTTCTGCTGTTTATGTAGATTATAGGCAAGATGTAAGTAGTAAATCTACCTTAAATTCGGGAATTCGTTTTACAAACACCAACTTAAATGCAAAATGGATTGACGAGACTTTTATTAAGCTTCCAGATAACAATATTAATGCAAACCATTCTGCAGTAACTGCAACTTTAGGGTATGTGTATAAACCAAATACAAATTGGCAAATAAACAGTGTTTTATCTTCTGGTTTTCGCTCTCCAAATATCGATGATGTGGGGCGAGTTCGAGAAAAGTCTGGAAATGTAACCGTTCCAAACATTACAGTAACCCCAGAATTTGCCTACAATGCAGAAGTTGGAATTTTAAAATATTTTAATGATAGGAAATTTCGTTTTGCAGCCAATGCATTTTATACCTTGTTAGATAATTACATTCAAAGAGACTTTATCTACAATGCAGATGGTGCAAAAAAACAACAAAGTTTCGATGGAGAAGATGGAAATGCAGTATCGAATCAAAATAAAGGAACAGCTTATATTACAGGAGTTACAGCAAGTTATTTAGGAAGAATTTCGAATCGTTGGAAAACTTCTGGCTTTGTAACTTATACAAAAGGTAGAACCTATGATACGAATGAGCCCATGTCTTCAATTCCACCTTTATTTGGTCAGTTTGAAGTAAATTACAATGCAGATAAGTTAGAATTGGGAGCAAATATTCGTTTCAACGCTAAAAAAGATATCGAAGATTTTAATATTACAGAAGGGATAGACAACCACGATTTAACACCAATTGTAAATAAAAATGGTACTACAGAACAAGAAATTTACTTTGGTTCTCCAAGTTGGGTTACTCTCGGTTTAAATGGAAGTTATATTGTAAGTAGTAATTTTTCTGTACAAGCAAGGTTAGATAATTTGTTGGACCAACATTATATAGAGTTTGCTTCTGGAGTTGCTTCTCCAGGTAGAAATTTATCTCTTTCTTTTGTAGCGAGTTTCTAA
- the recO gene encoding DNA repair protein RecO, whose protein sequence is MSVVSTKAIVLSTLKYSDTSLIVKCYTAESGLKSYLVRGVLKAKKGGLKIAYFQPLTQLNIVANHSSKSTLHSIKEVQILNPYKSIYKDIVKQSVVLFLSEVLSYSIQEEEKNEPLYNYLETAFVWLDVHEKIANFHLLFLLNFTRYLGFYPDLSEATKTGFNLLDGNFTDSTSEKNIISGNYFYQFKKLLGINFDGIENVSFGKNERQLVLQIIIRYFELHLDGFRKPKSLQVLETVFS, encoded by the coding sequence ATGTCGGTTGTAAGCACAAAAGCAATTGTTTTAAGCACGTTAAAATATAGCGATACAAGCTTAATCGTAAAATGCTATACAGCAGAAAGTGGCTTAAAATCGTACTTAGTTAGAGGTGTTTTAAAAGCCAAGAAAGGTGGCTTAAAAATAGCCTATTTTCAACCATTAACGCAATTGAATATTGTTGCGAATCATAGCTCTAAAAGCACACTTCATTCCATAAAGGAAGTCCAAATTTTAAATCCGTATAAATCTATTTACAAAGATATTGTAAAACAATCTGTCGTTTTGTTTTTATCGGAGGTTTTGTCTTACAGTATCCAAGAAGAAGAAAAAAACGAACCATTGTACAACTACTTAGAAACAGCCTTTGTTTGGTTAGATGTTCATGAGAAAATAGCGAACTTTCACTTGTTGTTTTTGCTGAATTTTACAAGGTATTTAGGATTTTATCCAGACTTGTCTGAAGCTACAAAAACGGGCTTTAATTTGTTAGATGGAAATTTTACGGATTCTACTTCAGAAAAAAATATAATCTCTGGGAACTATTTTTATCAATTTAAAAAGCTGTTAGGCATAAATTTTGATGGTATAGAAAACGTGTCTTTTGGTAAAAATGAAAGGCAATTGGTACTACAAATAATTATTAGATATTTTGAATTACATTTGGACGGTTTTAGAAAACCGAAATCGTTACAAGTATTAGAAACCGTTTTTAGTTAA